Within Pseudomonas alloputida, the genomic segment GGCTTATGTGGCGACTTGTCCAACCTGGACGGCTTGGCCGCTACGATTCGTCAGCTGGCGCCGGACGTGATCGTCAACGCTGCTGCCTACACTGCAGTGGATAAAGCTGAGAGCGATCAGGCACTGGCTGCAATGATCAATGCCGCGGCTCCTGCTGTATTAGCACGTGAAACAGCAGCTTTGGGCGCCTGGTTGATTCACTATTCCACCGATTATGTATTTGACGGCAGCGGCAGTCAGCGCTGGGAGGAAACTGCGCCTACCGGCCCCCTTTCGGTCTACGGCCGGACCAAGCTGGAAGGCGAGCATGCCATTCTCGCCAGCGGCGCCAAGGCCGTGGTACTGCGCACCAGCTGGGTGTATGCTGCGCGCGGGCACAATTTTGCCAAGACCATGCTGCGCCTGGCGGCGGAGCGTGAGACGTTGAGCGTGGTAGCAGACCAATTTGGCGCACCCACGGGCGCTGACCTGATCGCCGACGTTACTGCACACATCCTGCGGCAAATCTTCAATGGGCAAGACAACCGTCACCTGGCAGGGATTTACCACTTGGCTGCGTCCGGTGAAACCTCTTGGCATGGTTTTGCTCAGT encodes:
- the rfbD gene encoding dTDP-4-dehydrorhamnose reductase, whose amino-acid sequence is MKILLLGKNGQVGWELQRALAPLGEVIALDRQGAEGLCGDLSNLDGLAATIRQLAPDVIVNAAAYTAVDKAESDQALAAMINAAAPAVLARETAALGAWLIHYSTDYVFDGSGSQRWEETAPTGPLSVYGRTKLEGEHAILASGAKAVVLRTSWVYAARGHNFAKTMLRLAAERETLSVVADQFGAPTGADLIADVTAHILRQIFNGQDNRHLAGIYHLAASGETSWHGFAQFVLAHAQRTGVALKVTADKVAAISTEAYPVPAPRPRNSRLALGKLENTFNFKMPLWEQGVQRMLDEIQ